The region ACATCCAGGTGGGCCCGACCGGCCGCTCGCTGCTGCCGTTGGCCACCAAGCCGTAGGCGCGGGCGCCCCGTCAGGACAAACACCCCTGACTCGGACATACTGCCGCGGTGATCATCAGCCGCACCGGAACCCCCGTCCGCTGCGACCCCCGGCGCGTCCTGCGCCGGGCGGCCGTCCTCACCGCCGTCGCGGTGCTCGCCCTCGCCGGCGCCGAGTCACTCGCCGCCGCGGGCGCCGCCCCCGCCCCGCCGACCGTCACCCGGCATCCCGAGCGCGACTGGCTCGGTTCGCAGGCGGCGAAGCACTTCGGCGGTGCCGACCGGCAGGCCGCCGTCACCCCGGCCGCGGCGGTGGCGGCCGTCCCAGGACTGGACGTCAGCAGCTGGCAGGGCAACGTCGGCTGGGCGGCAGTGGCCAAGAAGGGCGCGAAGTTCGCCATCGTCAAGGCCACCGAGAGCACCGACTACCAGAACCCGTACTTCAGCCAGCAGTACACCGGCGCCTACGACGCCGGTCTGGTGCACGGCGCGTACCACTTCGCCACGCCCGACACGTCGAGCGGCGCCGCGCAGGCGACGTACTTCGCCAAGCACGGCGGTGGGTGGTCGAAGGACGGCAAGACCTTTCCCGGCATGCTCGACATCGAATGGAACCCGTACGGGAGCACGTGCTACGGCAAGAGCAAGTCGGCGATGACGTCCTGGATCAAGGACTTCAGCGACACCTACCACTCGGTCACGAAGCGGTGGCCGATGATCTACACCGCGAACGGCTGGTGGAGCCAGTGCGTCGGCACGGCCGGTGACTTCTCCTCGACCAACCCGCTCGTCCTCGCCTGCTACTGCTCGTCGGCGGGGACGATGCCCCACGGCTGGAGCTACCAGACCATCTGGCAGTACGCGGACTCGGGGACGTTCCCGGGCGACCAGGACCGGTTCAACGGCTCGCTGTCACGCGTGAAGGCGTTGGCCGACGGGTGAGGCGGCGGCCGGGCCGGGTGCCGGCTCGATGCGGTCGGTGTCGCGGCCGCCGCGCTTGGCCGCGTAGAGCGCCTCGTCGGCCGCGTCGAACGTCTCGTCGTGGGTCCGCCCGGCCCGGCAGACGGCCACGCCCGCGGAGAACGTGACGTCCGGGCGGATGCGCTGCCAGCGCCGGTGCAGGCGGGCCAGCACGGCGGTGACGTTCTCGATGGACGTGTGCGGCAGCAGGAGGGCGAACTCCTCGCCGCCGTAGCGTGCGCAGTAGTCGCCCTCGCGCAGCGCCCCCAGGAGCAGCTCCCCGAAGTCGGCCAGCACCTGGTCGCCGACGGCGTGTCCGTGGGTGTCGTTGATCGCCTTGAAGTGGTCGATGTCGCACAGCACGAGGGCGTCGCCGGGGGCCGCGGCGGCGATGCGGGCCTGCCAGTCACGGCGGTTCGCCACGCCGGTCAGCGCGTCGGAGTGCGCCGCGGCGCGCAGCGCGCGGGTCAGTGCCGCCTGGCGGGCCGACATGTGGGCGAGGAGCTCGGCGAGCAGCAGCCAGATGAGCAACGCGATCGCCAGGCGGACCAGGACGGCCGCGGTGAGCTCGTCGTACACGACCAGGTATGCCCCCGAGGCCGGCAGCAGCGCGAAGACCGAGGTGCCCGGGCGCTGCGTCAGGCCGATATAGGCGAAGCACAGGACGAGCACCCCGACCAGCGGGCCGAAGACCGTCGGCGCGGCCAGCCCGAGGACGGTCAGGGCGAGGGCGACCATCGCGGGGTGGACGAGCGTGGCCTGCCGAGGCAGCCGCGTCCAGTCGATGCGCGCGCTCACGACGAGCGTGGCCGCCATGACGACGCTGACCACCGCGAGGACGAGCCAGGTGTGCGAGCTCGGGCGTAGCAGCGGCGCGCCGACGGCCACGGCGAGCCCGGCCG is a window of Jatrophihabitans endophyticus DNA encoding:
- a CDS encoding lysozyme; its protein translation is MIISRTGTPVRCDPRRVLRRAAVLTAVAVLALAGAESLAAAGAAPAPPTVTRHPERDWLGSQAAKHFGGADRQAAVTPAAAVAAVPGLDVSSWQGNVGWAAVAKKGAKFAIVKATESTDYQNPYFSQQYTGAYDAGLVHGAYHFATPDTSSGAAQATYFAKHGGGWSKDGKTFPGMLDIEWNPYGSTCYGKSKSAMTSWIKDFSDTYHSVTKRWPMIYTANGWWSQCVGTAGDFSSTNPLVLACYCSSAGTMPHGWSYQTIWQYADSGTFPGDQDRFNGSLSRVKALADG
- a CDS encoding GGDEF domain-containing protein produces the protein MAPVSVPVDPTPAGPAARGTAVPHHGRLFVTRLSSLADATGDPAAVGRLLLVAAGLAVAVGAPLLRPSSHTWLVLAVVSVVMAATLVVSARIDWTRLPRQATLVHPAMVALALTVLGLAAPTVFGPLVGVLVLCFAYIGLTQRPGTSVFALLPASGAYLVVYDELTAAVLVRLAIALLIWLLLAELLAHMSARQAALTRALRAAAHSDALTGVANRRDWQARIAAAAPGDALVLCDIDHFKAINDTHGHAVGDQVLADFGELLLGALREGDYCARYGGEEFALLLPHTSIENVTAVLARLHRRWQRIRPDVTFSAGVAVCRAGRTHDETFDAADEALYAAKRGGRDTDRIEPAPGPAAASPVGQRLHA